A window of the Pogona vitticeps strain Pit_001003342236 chromosome 4, PviZW2.1, whole genome shotgun sequence genome harbors these coding sequences:
- the TP53RK gene encoding EKC/KEOPS complex subunit TP53RK, producing MAGPGAEGRSADPEAEVVTPPPMAGLELLQQGAEARVYRGQFLGRPAVIKHRFPKRYRHPILEERLSRRRTAQEARSLLRCRRAGISAPVVYFVDYASNCIYLEDVVESITVRDYIISEQQSGENPSSLTLLTEKIGEMLARMHDEDLVHGDLTTSNILLRPPVEKLDLVLIDFGLSFISALPEDKGVDLYVLEKAFLSTHPNTETLFEALLKKYSVTSKKSAPVIKKLDEVRLRGRKRSMVG from the exons ATGGCGGGTCCGGGTGCTGAGGGGCGCTCGGCCGACCCTGAGGCCGAAGTAGTAACTCCTCCGCCCATGGCGGGGTTGGAGCTGCTACAACAGGGGGCTGAAGCCCGCGTCTACCGGGGCCAATTCCTAGGCCGCCCGGCAGTGATCAAGCACCGCTTCCCGAAGCGTTACCGGCACCCGATCCTGGAAGAACGACTGAGCCGGAGGCGAACGGCGCAAGAAGCGCGCTCGCTGCTGCGCTGtcggcgggcag GTATTTCTGCTCCTGTTGTATACTTTGTGGATTATGCTTCCAACTGTATCTATCTCGAAGATGTTGTTGAATCAATTACAGTGCGGGACTATATCATCTCTGAACAACAATCTGGAGAAAATCCCAGTAGCCTTACTTTATTAACAGAGAAGATAGGTGAGATGTTGGCACGGATGCATGATGAAGATCTTGTACATGGGGATCTCACAACATCAAACATCCTTTTGCGACCACCAGTGGAAAAGCTGGATCTAGTGTTAATAGATTTTGGATTGAGCTTTATTTCTGCACTTCCTGAAGATAAAGGTGTTGATTTATATGTCTTGGAGAAAGCTTTTTTGAGTACCCATCCAAATACGGAGACTCTGTTTGAAGCTCTGTTGAAGAAATACTCGGTTACATCTAAAAAATCGGCTCCAGTTATTAAAAAACTGGATGAAGTACGGCTAAGGGGACGGAAGAGATCCATGGTTggataa